CGCCCAACTATCAGCTTCAGTTTCTTCAATTAATAGTAAGAAGCCATTTTCTCCAAAATCAACATCGGCACTTCCGTCTCTATTTAATCTTAGAAGATAAATCTTATCACTATTATCCCCCTCGCTTCTACCAGTTAGAATAATTTTCCCATCAGATTGAACATCAATGCCACCAATTATGCTGAAATATGATCCCTTGTTTATAACAGCAACTCCATTTTCACCAAAAGATTCATCAAACGAACCATCTTCAAGATTTTTTATTAGGATACTACCGGTTTCATTATATGATAAAATTAAAGTAGAATTATCTGGCAGTAAAATTTGTTTTCCAATACTTCCCGACTCAACATCAGTCTTTATAATACCGCTAACTCCGTAGGTTCTATCAAGGGTGCCATCATCTTGTGCAGAAATGTTACTTGTTAAAAGCAATATAATTGCTAATAGATAAAAATTGATTTTACTTGTTTTCATTTTTTGCCTCCGTTAATTTTAATTGATTTTTATATTTTACGTGAGAATTTATACGCTTTTAAGTACAAAAAAAGTAATTACAATATGTAAATATAGCTTTTGTTGTGAAACAAAACCAATTACTTTGAATACGTTTGTAAAAAACAAGAAACCGTAATGTTTCAATTTAAATCCGTATCAACACCTTTTGTCCAATAAAACCCTACCAAATAATTTAGCAGGGTTTTACAAAAATTGGATTATTGAATTTATTCTACTTTTTCAGAATCATTGTCTTTGTTTCTACAAAATCGCCCAATTGTATTTGATAAAAATAGAAGCCAGAGGATGTTTTCCCAACCACAGAAGCAGGATCAAACTGAACCCTATGCTCACCTGCTGGCATTTCTTTATTAATCAATTCGGCTACTTGCTCCCCAAGAATATTATACACTTTTAAGCTTACTCTTTCTTTTCTAGGCAAACTAAACTCAATAGTTGTTTTCGTGCTGAATGGATTAGGGAAATTTTGAGACAAACCATAGCCATCTAAAATTTGAGACTCAAGATTTTCCGTTCCAACGTGAACAGTTGATAATCCACCGCCATAATAACCCATATCTGCACGTTCTGTACCCAATCCTTGATAACAATCAAGAACCAGATCTAAAGAATCAGGATGGCCAGCATCAATAGCTGGAGAAATCACGGTGTTTCCATCGCTGTAAGAACAGCTATTGTTTGAAAGTTTGTAATTTGATCCTGTTGCAAAATAAGGATTCTCATCCATACAGCCTAGTCCAAAATAAGACTCGGAAGATGCTGCATCAACAAGAGAATATGTAATACTTGGCACTCCTCCACCTAAATAAATCTCCGGCTTACTGCTTCCATAAAGTATGCTGTTGATAATGGTTGGATTGGAATCCGGATTTAAATAAAATGATCC
This genomic interval from Bacteroidales bacterium contains the following:
- a CDS encoding T9SS type A sorting domain-containing protein produces the protein GSFYLNPDSNPTIINSILYGSSKPEIYLGGGVPSITYSLVDAASSESYFGLGCMDENPYFATGSNYKLSNNSCSYSDGNTVISPAIDAGHPDSLDLVLDCYQGLGTERADMGYYGGGLSTVHVGTENLESQILDGYGLSQNFPNPFSTKTTIEFSLPRKERVSLKVYNILGEQVAELINKEMPAGEHRVQFDPASVVGKTSSGFYFYQIQLGDFVETKTMILKK